The proteins below are encoded in one region of Segatella copri:
- a CDS encoding S9 family peptidase, translating to MKRFPVFIATVMMVSAMQAADKLDLKAITSGEFAASYVTGINPIDGTDLYASISNDGKQVISYSFKTGKQMSILFDVNAVKAPFEQIEGYVISPDGKKLLIMTHREAIYRRSFKAEYFVYDIAKKSLKKLSQGVNQQVATWSPDSRHIAFVKDNNLFVTDGDKETQITRDGKFNEVINGIPDWVYEEEFSFNRAFAWNADGTAIGWIRFDESHVKTYSLQMFEGSHPTHSEYHDYPGEYSYKYPKAGQDNSKVSLWSYDMKNGKTVALDVPVDSDGYYPRIKTSPDANSLIVYTMNRHQDDMRLYAVNPFTGKSRMLIKESVPKFVKEEVIENSIVGKKNILLPSDRDGFMHLYLYDMNGKLLRQVEKGNYDVTSIYGMDEKTGDVYFQAAKLNAHDRQVYVAHKNGKVERLTDAAGSNSAYFSGDYRYFVNTWSSYSHPYVFTVRSNKGKLIKTLEDNKQLLEKTRKYNWGKRETFSFTTSEGVKLDGWMVKPVDFDASKKYPVILFQYSGPGNQQVLDSWSTGSMGNGGAFDYYLAQEGFIIACVDGRGTGGRGAEFEKSTYLRLGDLESKDQVETALYMGSLPYVDKDNIGIWGWSYGGFNTLMSMSEGRPVFKAGVAVAPPTCYRFYDSVYTERYMRTPKENEEGYKVNPIERVKQQHGALLICHGLADDNVHPQNTFEYAEALVQADKDFKTLWYTNRNHGISGGNTRNHLLRQIANWFKQNLK from the coding sequence ATGAAAAGATTTCCAGTTTTTATTGCAACTGTCATGATGGTTTCAGCAATGCAAGCTGCAGATAAACTCGACCTGAAGGCCATTACCTCCGGCGAGTTTGCTGCCTCTTATGTTACCGGTATTAACCCTATTGATGGCACCGATTTGTACGCTTCTATCAGCAATGATGGCAAGCAGGTTATCAGTTATTCGTTCAAGACGGGCAAGCAGATGAGCATCCTCTTCGATGTGAACGCAGTCAAGGCTCCCTTCGAACAGATTGAGGGTTATGTAATCAGTCCTGATGGCAAGAAATTGCTTATCATGACCCATCGCGAGGCTATCTACCGCCGCTCGTTCAAGGCAGAGTATTTCGTATACGATATTGCTAAGAAGAGTTTGAAGAAACTTTCCCAGGGCGTTAACCAGCAGGTGGCTACCTGGTCGCCTGATTCACGCCACATCGCCTTCGTAAAGGATAACAATCTCTTTGTTACCGATGGAGATAAGGAAACCCAGATTACCCGCGACGGTAAGTTCAATGAGGTAATCAATGGTATTCCTGATTGGGTTTACGAAGAGGAGTTCAGCTTCAACCGCGCCTTTGCATGGAATGCGGATGGAACTGCCATCGGATGGATACGCTTCGACGAATCGCACGTAAAGACTTATTCTCTGCAGATGTTCGAAGGTTCTCATCCTACCCATAGCGAGTATCACGACTATCCGGGAGAATATTCCTATAAATATCCTAAGGCAGGACAGGACAACTCTAAGGTGAGCCTCTGGAGCTATGATATGAAGAACGGCAAGACCGTGGCGCTCGATGTGCCTGTAGATTCCGACGGCTATTATCCACGCATCAAGACATCGCCAGACGCCAACAGTCTGATTGTCTATACGATGAACCGCCATCAGGACGACATGCGCCTCTATGCAGTCAATCCTTTCACTGGCAAGAGCAGAATGCTCATCAAGGAGAGTGTGCCTAAGTTTGTAAAGGAAGAGGTGATTGAAAACAGCATCGTGGGCAAGAAGAACATCCTGCTGCCTAGCGACCGCGACGGCTTCATGCATCTCTATCTCTATGATATGAACGGCAAACTCCTGCGCCAGGTAGAGAAGGGCAACTATGATGTTACCTCTATCTACGGAATGGATGAGAAGACGGGCGATGTTTATTTCCAGGCTGCCAAACTCAATGCGCACGACCGCCAGGTTTACGTGGCTCATAAGAACGGAAAGGTGGAGCGCCTTACCGATGCGGCTGGTTCCAACTCGGCTTACTTCTCGGGCGATTACCGCTATTTCGTCAATACCTGGAGCAGCTACAGCCATCCTTATGTCTTCACCGTACGCAGCAACAAGGGCAAGCTTATCAAGACATTGGAAGACAACAAGCAGCTGCTCGAAAAGACCCGGAAGTATAATTGGGGCAAGCGCGAGACTTTCTCTTTCACCACTTCCGAAGGTGTGAAACTGGACGGCTGGATGGTGAAGCCTGTAGATTTCGACGCCAGCAAGAAGTATCCTGTCATCCTCTTCCAGTATTCCGGTCCGGGCAACCAGCAGGTGCTCGATTCATGGAGCACGGGCAGTATGGGCAATGGCGGTGCTTTCGATTATTATCTTGCTCAGGAAGGTTTCATCATTGCCTGCGTAGATGGTCGTGGAACAGGCGGTAGAGGTGCTGAGTTTGAGAAGTCTACTTATCTCCGTCTGGGCGATTTAGAGTCGAAAGATCAGGTTGAGACTGCTCTCTACATGGGTTCTCTGCCTTATGTAGACAAGGATAATATCGGCATTTGGGGCTGGAGCTATGGTGGTTTCAATACGCTGATGAGTATGAGCGAGGGCCGTCCTGTGTTCAAGGCAGGTGTGGCTGTGGCTCCTCCTACCTGCTACCGCTTCTATGATTCGGTTTATACTGAGCGCTACATGCGCACTCCTAAGGAGAACGAAGAGGGTTACAAGGTGAACCCTATCGAGCGAGTAAAGCAGCAGCATGGTGCGTTGCTTATCTGTCACGGATTGGCAGATGACAATGTTCATCCGCAGAATACCTTCGAATATGCTGAGGCGTTGGTTCAGGCAGACAAGGACTTCAAGACCCTGTGGTACACGAACCGTAATCATGGCATTTCGGGTGGCAATACCCGTAACCATCTGCTTCGCCAGATAGCTAACTGGTTCAAGCAGAATTTGAAGTAG
- a CDS encoding gliding motility protein GldB: protein MLLSSACEFKFKPNEEGEAVPLSVQRYDRLESRYLTTGDFSALQQMNTDYPIETRTLIEKMLQLGTITDANISNRFLMFYQDSTLQSLIADAEAEFANMEDINEQLKSAFSRLNSWIPELQQPCFYAQIGALDQSIVVGQHSVGISLDKYMGENYPLYKKFYTPQQRSTMSRQYIVPDCLTFYLLSIYPMDQFDTRPQLDRDLHMGKIMWAVNKAMGKEIFKTKYVKTICAYVKRNPKVTVEQLLKDEDYSPIEALHKD from the coding sequence GTGCTTCTCAGTTCGGCCTGCGAGTTTAAGTTCAAGCCGAACGAGGAAGGAGAGGCTGTGCCCCTGTCAGTACAGCGTTACGACCGATTGGAAAGCAGATATCTTACTACCGGTGATTTCTCAGCCCTGCAGCAGATGAACACCGATTACCCGATAGAAACCCGTACGCTGATAGAGAAAATGCTCCAGCTTGGCACCATTACCGACGCCAATATCAGCAACCGTTTCCTCATGTTCTATCAGGATTCTACCCTGCAGTCACTTATTGCCGATGCTGAGGCAGAATTTGCCAATATGGAAGACATCAACGAGCAGCTGAAATCTGCCTTCTCACGTCTGAACAGTTGGATTCCGGAGCTCCAGCAGCCTTGTTTCTATGCCCAGATTGGCGCTCTCGACCAGAGCATCGTAGTAGGACAGCACTCAGTAGGAATTTCGCTCGATAAATACATGGGCGAAAACTATCCGCTCTACAAGAAATTCTATACACCGCAGCAGCGCAGCACCATGTCGCGCCAGTATATTGTGCCAGATTGCCTTACTTTCTATCTGCTGAGCATCTATCCGATGGATCAGTTCGACACCCGTCCGCAGCTCGACCGCGATCTGCACATGGGCAAGATTATGTGGGCTGTCAATAAGGCGATGGGCAAGGAGATTTTCAAGACCAAGTATGTGAAGACAATCTGCGCTTATGTAAAGCGCAACCCTAAAGTAACAGTAGAACAACTGCTCAAGGACGAAGATTATTCGCCTATTGAGGCATTACATAAAGATTAA
- a CDS encoding DUF4861 domain-containing protein — protein sequence MKKKQMMMALVSLMVLSAQAQANFQVSVSNPSKVARTDAPVVVDLSKLGAIGDIQRAVVTVDGKEIPSQLDDTNRDCTNDELCFLADLGKKEIKTYQVHLYREGEQAQYPARTFAELCLPSRNRKLAKNRQDIYLRSISFDKKTKDPYHYVHSHGICFESELIAMRVYFDHRQTIDLYGKINKGLVVQDTQFYPSEEQIQAGSGDDCLWVGNTYGLGALRGWDGKDQVLFNNVKYQEQRVISEGPLRAIVEVVDKGWVPAPGLQPVNATIRYTIYAGHRDFDVDVFFNKDVSDYQFATGLINVKGSCEFADGKGLRGCYGSDWPTGKDDGKHKLETVGLGIYVPQSALVSQQPANKDCYTQVVKPAGSQLSYKLAYTSANETYGFKGEKEWYEWLKAWKKQIEEPVQVSVSVIIR from the coding sequence GCTGGTTTCGCTGATGGTTCTGTCAGCCCAGGCGCAGGCTAATTTCCAGGTGTCGGTTTCCAATCCTTCCAAGGTGGCAAGAACCGATGCTCCGGTGGTGGTAGATCTCAGCAAGTTGGGCGCTATTGGCGACATTCAGCGCGCTGTAGTAACCGTTGACGGTAAGGAGATTCCTTCACAGCTCGATGACACCAACCGCGATTGTACCAACGATGAACTCTGTTTCCTTGCCGATTTGGGCAAGAAAGAAATCAAGACCTATCAGGTGCATCTCTATCGTGAGGGCGAGCAGGCACAGTATCCGGCACGTACCTTTGCCGAACTCTGTCTGCCAAGCAGAAACAGGAAGCTGGCTAAGAACAGGCAGGATATTTATCTGCGCAGCATCTCGTTTGATAAGAAAACCAAGGACCCTTATCACTACGTCCATTCTCATGGCATCTGCTTCGAAAGCGAACTGATTGCCATGCGTGTTTATTTCGACCATCGCCAGACCATCGACCTTTATGGTAAAATCAACAAGGGACTGGTGGTTCAGGATACGCAGTTCTATCCTTCAGAAGAGCAGATTCAGGCTGGTTCGGGCGATGATTGCCTCTGGGTAGGCAATACCTACGGACTGGGTGCGCTCCGTGGCTGGGACGGAAAAGACCAGGTGCTGTTCAACAACGTGAAATACCAGGAGCAGCGCGTCATTTCAGAAGGTCCGCTCCGTGCCATCGTCGAAGTCGTGGATAAGGGTTGGGTTCCGGCTCCGGGCTTGCAGCCTGTCAATGCCACCATCCGTTACACCATCTATGCCGGTCATCGCGATTTCGACGTAGATGTATTCTTCAACAAGGATGTTTCTGATTATCAGTTTGCTACAGGACTCATCAACGTAAAGGGTTCCTGCGAATTTGCTGATGGCAAGGGATTGCGAGGCTGTTACGGCAGCGACTGGCCAACAGGCAAGGACGATGGAAAGCACAAGCTGGAGACCGTAGGCTTGGGCATTTATGTGCCACAGTCAGCCCTGGTAAGTCAGCAGCCAGCCAATAAGGATTGCTATACTCAGGTGGTGAAACCTGCAGGCAGCCAGCTCAGTTATAAGCTTGCTTATACCAGTGCCAACGAAACCTATGGTTTCAAGGGCGAGAAGGAGTGGTATGAGTGGTTGAAAGCCTGGAAGAAGCAGATAGAAGAGCCTGTTCAGGTTTCAGTTTCTGTCATCATCCGATAA